The following are from one region of the Streptomyces fradiae genome:
- a CDS encoding ABC transporter substrate-binding protein — MTARSTRSTTAAKTRTSRLAAVAAIAVAGSMLMTACGDQTNDSGATKPGGSSAPAADKAPLFSKLPADIQKAGIIKVGTDASYAPMEFTEGGKIVGVDPDIAEALSKQLGVKFEFTSGTFDGLITSIYTGRQDLIMSSMTDNKKRQEGLDDNGKKIGKGIDFVDYFSSGVSLLVKKGNPQGINSLDDLCGKTVAVQRGTIYEDTFKAQATKCGANKLTIQAFDTDAEAQTRVKAGGAVADLNDYPVAAYIAKTSGGGNDFEVVGSQSDVGLFGIGVSKDKTQLRDAVKDALDAIIKDGSYAEALKKWNVEGSAVQSATVNAGK, encoded by the coding sequence ATGACCGCACGCTCCACGCGCTCGACGACCGCCGCCAAGACCCGTACGTCCCGTCTTGCCGCGGTCGCCGCCATCGCGGTCGCCGGCTCGATGCTGATGACCGCCTGTGGCGACCAGACCAATGACAGCGGCGCCACCAAGCCGGGCGGTTCCTCCGCACCGGCCGCCGACAAGGCCCCCCTCTTCTCGAAGCTCCCGGCCGACATCCAGAAGGCCGGCATCATCAAGGTCGGCACGGACGCCTCGTACGCGCCGATGGAGTTCACCGAGGGCGGCAAGATCGTGGGTGTCGACCCCGACATCGCCGAGGCCCTGAGCAAGCAGCTCGGTGTGAAGTTCGAGTTCACCTCGGGCACCTTCGACGGCCTGATCACCTCGATCTACACCGGCCGCCAGGACCTGATCATGTCGTCCATGACGGACAACAAGAAGCGTCAGGAGGGCCTGGACGACAACGGGAAGAAGATCGGCAAGGGCATCGACTTCGTCGACTACTTCAGCTCCGGCGTCTCCCTGCTGGTCAAGAAGGGCAACCCGCAGGGCATCAACTCCCTCGACGACCTGTGCGGCAAGACCGTCGCCGTGCAGCGCGGCACGATCTACGAGGACACCTTCAAGGCCCAGGCGACCAAGTGCGGCGCCAACAAGCTGACGATCCAGGCCTTCGACACCGACGCCGAGGCGCAGACCCGCGTCAAGGCCGGCGGCGCCGTGGCCGACCTGAACGACTACCCGGTCGCCGCGTACATCGCGAAGACCTCGGGCGGCGGCAACGACTTCGAGGTCGTCGGCAGCCAGAGCGACGTCGGCCTCTTCGGCATCGGCGTGTCCAAGGACAAGACGCAGCTGCGCGACGCCGTCAAGGACGCGCTCGACGCGATCATCAAGGACGGGTCCTACGCCGAGGCCCTGAAGAAGTGGAACGTCGAGGGCAGCGCCGTGCAGTCGGCCACCGTCAACGCCGGCAAGTGA
- a CDS encoding NADP-dependent malic enzyme yields the protein MAAEIVNPRSETGTEGAPEEPFDPAFALHRGGKMAISATVPLRDKDDLSLAYTPGVAKVCTAIAEQPELVNDYTWKSQVVAVVTDGTAVLGLGDIGPEASLPVMEGKAILFKQFGGVDAVPIALATTDADEIVETVVRLAPSFGGVNLEDISAPRCFEIERKLQERLDIPVFHDDQHGTAIVTLAALRNAAKLTDRTLGDLRAVISGAGAAGVAIAKFLLSAGIGDVAVTDRKGIVSSDRTDLTDVKREIAGLTNKAGLSGSLETALAGADVFIGVSGGTVPEAAVAAMAPNAFVFAMANPNPEVHPDVAHKYAAVVATGRSDYPNQINNVLAFPGIFAGALQVRASRITEGMKIAAADAIAGVVGDDLSADCVIPSPFDERVAPAVASAVAAAARAEGVARR from the coding sequence ATGGCAGCGGAGATCGTCAATCCTCGCAGCGAGACCGGTACGGAAGGGGCTCCCGAGGAGCCCTTCGACCCGGCGTTCGCGCTGCACCGCGGCGGCAAGATGGCCATTTCGGCCACGGTGCCGCTGCGCGACAAGGACGACCTGTCCCTCGCGTACACGCCCGGCGTCGCCAAGGTGTGCACGGCAATCGCGGAGCAGCCCGAGCTGGTCAACGACTACACCTGGAAGTCCCAGGTCGTCGCGGTCGTGACCGACGGCACGGCGGTGCTCGGCCTCGGCGACATCGGCCCGGAGGCCTCCCTCCCGGTCATGGAGGGGAAGGCCATCCTCTTCAAGCAGTTCGGCGGCGTGGACGCGGTTCCGATCGCGCTCGCCACCACCGACGCCGACGAGATCGTCGAGACCGTCGTCCGGCTCGCCCCGTCCTTCGGCGGCGTGAACCTGGAGGACATCTCGGCGCCCCGGTGCTTCGAGATCGAGCGCAAGCTCCAGGAGCGCCTGGACATCCCGGTCTTCCACGACGACCAGCACGGCACCGCGATCGTGACGCTCGCGGCCCTGCGCAACGCGGCCAAGCTGACCGACCGCACCCTGGGCGACCTGCGCGCGGTCATCTCCGGCGCGGGCGCGGCCGGTGTGGCCATCGCGAAGTTCCTGCTGTCGGCGGGTATCGGCGACGTCGCCGTGACCGACCGCAAGGGCATCGTGAGCAGTGACCGGACCGACCTGACGGACGTCAAGCGCGAGATCGCCGGGCTCACCAACAAGGCGGGCCTCTCCGGCTCCCTGGAGACCGCCCTGGCCGGCGCGGACGTCTTCATCGGCGTCTCCGGCGGTACGGTCCCCGAGGCGGCCGTCGCGGCCATGGCGCCGAACGCCTTCGTGTTCGCCATGGCCAACCCGAACCCCGAGGTGCACCCCGACGTCGCGCACAAGTACGCGGCGGTCGTGGCCACCGGCCGTTCGGACTACCCGAACCAGATCAACAACGTCCTCGCGTTCCCCGGCATCTTCGCCGGCGCGCTCCAGGTCCGGGCCTCCCGGATCACCGAGGGCATGAAGATCGCCGCCGCCGACGCCATCGCCGGCGTGGTCGGCGACGACCTGTCCGCGGACTGCGTGATCCCGTCGCCGTTCGACGAGCGCGTGGCCCCGGCCGTCGCCTCCGCGGTCGCCGCCGCGGCCCGCGCGGAGGGCGTCGCCCGCCGCTGA
- a CDS encoding cellulase family glycosylhydrolase, whose product MLRTTLVAGALAAALLAPTAAPTAAVPTAAAQDGTGGAIPVLTDAKGRALTLRGWNVEDKAHRGEQALSAITEKHFRDMRAKGFNFARLLVFWDDLEPRPGQYSQDYLRRIERILDWAEKYDVKVLIDAHQDVFGPAFGHRGIPEWATRTDGLPFERNPDDWFSEYFQPAVQRAFTHLYEDADLRRAQARMWRVLAERFAGHPAVIGYDPVNEPMGELREGEDLPTAARRIEREQLTPMYNRLADAIRSADRDAWVFVEPTPIVGEGVPTGLGRIDDPKVVYAPHFYNTGMEAGADYDPAAGWIESYEQAVTQYPKEYKVPVVVGEWGPLNNSLPNMNRFYREAMVSLGRYSSGWAGYVWCYGGGYCAVNGDGTFRTNKELTAEPYAEAVAGTVRASSYDAAAGVYRLEYDAAGPRGSRVTELSLPPGAWQVATRGRAIVLRPAQGKALVLATPGTRVTVTVAATDRG is encoded by the coding sequence TTGTTGCGTACCACCCTCGTGGCGGGCGCCCTCGCCGCCGCGCTCCTCGCTCCCACCGCCGCCCCGACCGCCGCCGTCCCGACCGCCGCCGCCCAAGACGGCACCGGTGGGGCGATCCCCGTCCTCACCGACGCCAAGGGGCGCGCCCTCACCCTGCGCGGCTGGAACGTCGAGGACAAGGCCCACCGCGGCGAGCAGGCCCTCTCCGCCATCACCGAGAAGCACTTCCGCGACATGCGCGCCAAGGGCTTCAACTTCGCCCGCCTGCTGGTCTTCTGGGACGACCTGGAGCCCCGCCCCGGCCAGTACAGCCAGGACTACCTCCGCAGGATCGAACGCATCCTGGACTGGGCCGAGAAGTACGACGTCAAGGTCCTCATCGATGCCCACCAGGACGTCTTCGGCCCCGCCTTCGGGCACCGCGGCATCCCCGAGTGGGCCACCCGGACCGACGGACTGCCCTTCGAGCGCAACCCCGACGACTGGTTCTCCGAGTACTTCCAGCCCGCCGTGCAGCGCGCCTTCACCCACCTCTACGAGGACGCCGACCTGCGGCGCGCCCAGGCCCGGATGTGGCGCGTCCTCGCCGAACGCTTCGCCGGCCACCCGGCCGTCATCGGCTACGACCCCGTCAACGAGCCCATGGGCGAACTCCGGGAGGGCGAGGACCTGCCCACCGCGGCCCGCCGCATCGAGCGCGAGCAGCTCACCCCGATGTACAACCGCCTGGCGGACGCGATCCGTTCGGCCGACCGCGACGCCTGGGTCTTCGTCGAGCCGACCCCGATCGTCGGCGAGGGCGTGCCCACCGGCCTCGGCCGGATCGACGACCCCAAGGTCGTGTACGCCCCGCACTTCTACAACACCGGCATGGAGGCGGGCGCGGACTACGACCCGGCCGCCGGCTGGATCGAGAGCTACGAGCAGGCGGTGACCCAGTACCCCAAGGAGTACAAGGTCCCGGTGGTCGTGGGCGAATGGGGCCCGCTCAACAACTCCCTCCCGAACATGAACCGCTTCTACCGCGAGGCCATGGTCTCGCTCGGCCGCTACAGCTCCGGCTGGGCGGGCTACGTCTGGTGCTACGGCGGCGGCTACTGCGCGGTGAACGGCGACGGCACCTTCCGTACGAACAAGGAGCTCACCGCCGAGCCCTACGCCGAGGCCGTCGCCGGCACCGTCCGCGCCTCCTCCTACGACGCCGCGGCCGGCGTCTACCGCCTGGAGTACGACGCCGCCGGCCCCCGCGGCTCCCGCGTCACCGAACTCTCCCTGCCCCCGGGCGCGTGGCAGGTCGCGACCCGGGGGAGGGCGATCGTGCTCCGCCCCGCCCAGGGCAAGGCCCTGGTCCTCGCCACCCCGGGCACCCGGGTGACGGTCACGGTGGCCGCCACCGACCGCGGCTGA
- a CDS encoding zinc-binding dehydrogenase, translated as MFAAYAARIDRDQPLNGLELGERPEPEARPGWTTVTVKAASLNHHDLWSLRGVGLPEEKLPMILGCDAAGIDEHGNEVVLHSVIGQTGHGVGPDEPRSILTERYQGTFAERVTVPSWNVLPKPKELSFEEAACLPTAWLTAYRMLFTNAGVRPGDSVLVQGAGGGVATAAIALGKAAGLRVYATSRDEAKRKRAVELGAVEAYEPGARLPKRVDAVIETVGAATWSHSVKSLRPGGTLVISGATSGDRPAHAELTRIFFLELKVVGSTMGSKDELEDLLSFCAATGVRPVIDEVLPLDRAREGFEKMASGELFGKIVLKTD; from the coding sequence ATGTTCGCTGCCTATGCCGCCCGAATCGACCGCGACCAGCCGCTGAACGGCCTCGAACTGGGGGAGCGCCCCGAGCCCGAGGCGCGGCCCGGTTGGACCACCGTCACCGTGAAGGCCGCCTCGCTCAACCACCACGACCTGTGGTCGCTGCGCGGGGTCGGACTGCCCGAGGAGAAGCTGCCGATGATCCTCGGCTGCGACGCCGCGGGCATCGACGAGCACGGCAACGAGGTCGTGCTGCACTCCGTCATCGGCCAGACCGGCCACGGCGTCGGCCCCGACGAGCCGCGCTCCATCCTCACCGAGCGCTACCAGGGGACCTTCGCCGAGCGGGTCACCGTGCCCAGCTGGAACGTGCTGCCCAAGCCGAAGGAGCTCTCCTTCGAGGAGGCCGCCTGTCTGCCGACCGCCTGGCTCACCGCGTACCGGATGCTGTTCACCAACGCCGGTGTACGGCCCGGCGACTCGGTGCTCGTGCAGGGCGCGGGCGGCGGTGTCGCGACCGCCGCGATCGCGCTCGGCAAGGCGGCCGGGCTGCGGGTCTACGCCACCAGCCGTGACGAGGCCAAGCGGAAGCGGGCCGTCGAGCTCGGCGCCGTCGAGGCCTACGAGCCGGGCGCGCGGCTGCCGAAGCGCGTCGACGCGGTCATCGAGACGGTCGGCGCCGCCACCTGGTCCCACTCCGTCAAGTCGCTGCGCCCCGGCGGCACCCTGGTCATCTCCGGCGCCACCAGCGGCGACCGCCCCGCGCACGCCGAACTCACCCGGATCTTCTTCCTGGAGCTCAAGGTGGTCGGCTCCACCATGGGTTCCAAGGACGAGCTGGAGGACCTGCTGTCCTTCTGCGCGGCCACCGGCGTCCGCCCGGTGATCGACGAGGTGCTGCCGCTCGACCGGGCGCGCGAGGGCTTCGAGAAGATGGCGTCCGGCGAGCTCTTCGGAAAGATCGTCCTGAAGACGGACTGA